In uncultured Methanobrevibacter sp., the genomic window TTCCTCTTTTGACAACACTTCAGATACGGTTGGTCCGCTCATTGCAGGCATGACCTTTTGAACTTCACATAGGTCCTTTTTAGCTACATTCATCATAAGCAATTTCTTTCTTCCAGCTTCAAGCACACCTTGAATGGAGGTGCTTACAGCTTCCACAAGATCCTTCTTCTCTTCATATGAGTTCTTGTTAGCTATTAATTTTATTGAGCTTTCAAGTATTGTATCAACAATCTTCAAATGGTTCATGTTGAGTGTAGTTCCTGTGCTTGTAAGGTCTGTGATTGCATCAGCTATTCCAATGAATGGAGCTATTTCAGTTGATCCTGTAAGCTTTACAATCTTGATGTCCAAGTTGTTTTCCTCTAGGTACTTTCTAGTGAGATTTGGGAACTCTGTAGCTATTGTCATTCCGTCTTTTAGGTCTTCCTTTGTTTCTATTTCACTGTCATCAGGTGAAGCGAGAACTAATTTTGTTGCTCCAAAGTTCAAATCCAAGAGTATTTCAACATCTGCATCGTTTTCCTCTATGAGATCGTATCCTGTGATTCCCATATCACAGATTCCTTCATCCACAAATTCAGGAATGTCTGCAGCACGTGCAAACATCACGTCTATGTCTTCGTTGTAAGTTTGTGAGAATAATTTTCTGTTTGAGCTGTCCTTGAGGCCAAGTCCTGCCTTTTCCAGGATTCTTACTGCAGGATCACTGATTCTGCCCTTAGACGGCACTGCAATTTTAAGTTTCATGATTTCATCCATATTGTTTTATCTAAAGACTAGCTTATTATCAAAGCTATTGATATTTTTTATCTACAATTATTTTAGTTTTATTTCTATATAATATTAATCAATTTATTGAATTTTTTCACATAGTTGATTTTTGAAAAATTTCAATATTTTTTAATCATTTGTAATATGTAAAAAATTAATTTTTACTTTTGTTTAGTTTGAGTTTTAATAAACTAATTTTTTATATGCCATATGAATAGTTAGAATTTTATTTGTTGTATATATAGTTTATGATTTTTAATTATAAATCATTACAATTACTGAATTCAAATTCTATATTCTAATATATCATATTTTGTTAATTAAGGGCGTTATAAGGGCTATTTTTTAGAAACCTTTATATAGTAGTAAATATTAAGATATTATTGTACTTATGAAAAAAAGCTTGTTCAGCTAGTATTTTTTAAAAATATGAACTCTGAATAAGCTTACACTAATTATTGCATTAGTAATAAGTATAGTTTTTTAAAATAAAATTATGGAGAATGATATTTATGGCAATTCCTGTAGCTCCTATCGGAAGAATCATTAAAGATGCTGGTGCTGAAAGAGTAAGCGAAGACGCTAAAAAAGAATTAAACGCTTACGTAGAAGCACAAGCTGCTAAAGTTGCTAAAAAAGCTATTAAATTCGCAGAATTAGCAAAACGTAAAACCGTTAAAGCTGAAGACATCGAATTAGCTATTAGCGAATTATAGACCCAGCTTTTCCGCTCCTTCGGAGCGCAAAACCTGGACCAAAATTCTTATCACTACGTGTTAGTGATAAGTCTTTTGTTTTTTTACTGTTTTTTTATATTTTTTTACATTTTTTTCTAGTACTGTTTTTTTAAGATTTATTTTGAGCATTGTTGTTTTAGTTTTTCATACTCTTTTTGGTTTAGTTTTGTTATTCTTTTTATTGTTTCATCGTCTAGTCCTTCTTTTATGAGGTCTTTTGCTATTTGGTAGTTTCTTGATTTTTGCCCTTCTTCATAGTATATTCGGTCTCTTCTTCCCAGTATTCCTTTAAAATCCAGTGCACTTTCATCTATCATTTTCATCACTTCCTTATATTCTTCATTATCGGTTATGAATTTTTTAGCTAAAAATGATTGGAGAACTGCTGTGTGTAACTTTTCTGTTTCATTCATTTTTGCATCGACTGTAAGATCGATTGATTTGATTAGCAATTCTTTAGGTGATCTTTTTGATTTCATGAATGTAAGTATTCTTAAATCCCCTATTTCTGATTTGCTAAGCTCTTCGTTGTTTTTATTTTTCAAACTTATATTATTTATAGTTTTATCACCATCCAAGGTCTTAAACGATTTATAAGGTATAGTAAACCCGTCATTGTTGTGCCAATTGAAAATAAGCTCATCATTGTCCTTATAATGAGTGTTGAGGACTAATGTGTGGACTTTTCTTCGATATTTGGTGCTCATATAACATGCATAGTCAAAAAATTTTTCCTTATCTTCCTTTCTTATTGCAGTTGAGTGTGCCTCTAAACTAATTATGTCCTCATTGTCCAATTCCCAAAGAAATCTGCCATTCTTTCCTTTCCATCATATGTTACGATTTTGGTTGGACATGGTCTCACTATTTTATATGGAAATCCAAATTTTTCAAGAATGGTGTTTATTCCAGGATATAGAAGGCAAAAGTACTTGTCTTCAGTTTTTTCTAAATCTGTTTTTTCATTATTTTTCATTTTTTCGCCAAGATAATCTATAAATAACCCTAGTTTAAAGTTTATCTTATTTAAATGGATTAGTTTTTTTAAATATGAGATTTCAAATGTTTTTTAATATTATAACGAAATTAAAACAATTTTTCCAAATGAAATTAATTTATCGAAACATTTAAATATAACAATTGTTATATTATAGTATAGAGAAATATAACAATCGTTATATTTTTTCTAAAGAAGAAATTTTAATCATTTCTAAAATTTCTTTTTTTAAAAACGATACCCTCCTTAATATGCAATTTTATTGCTAAAGACATTTTATTTATCGCTCTTAAAACACAAATCATAACACACACAAAAACACGATATGATTAAAATAATGCAATCTCCTAAAAAAGTAATTTCTTCACAAGTCTTTAAATCTCAATCATTTTATTATTTTAATCATATTAATTTCTTTTTTCATTGCTTTTGTATTTCTTTTTTTGCTTTATCTGTTACTTTTTCTATAAGTTCTGATTCTATTCCGATTTTTTCAAGTTCTATTGCAACACTATCTATCCCTTTTTCTCCATATATTCTTTTCATTTGTTTTACTGTGTTTTGTATCATTCCGCCTTCCATTTTCACCAACCTCTCTATTTCATCAAATTCTTCATCCGTATCAGTATATTTGGTAGCTAGAAACAATAATAAATTTTTAATGTCATTTAATTTGTCTCTGTTTACAGTTCTTATCTGATTTGCTAATGTAATGCATTCAACAATCAATTCCTTAGGTGATTTGTCCGATTCCATAAATGGAATCAGCAATAGATCATTAAGTTCCTGGGTTTCATCATCTATTCCACCCTTTTCCAATAGATTTTTTAAATTTTCCAGATGCTCTTCTCCACTGAATTCCTTAAAAGTCTTTAATGGAATTTTATACTTGTTTTCGTTATGCCACTCATCTTCGTATTCGTTATTTTTCTTCTGTACTGTGCTGATGAAGTAGCTGTTTGTTTTCTGTTTGTATTTTATTCTAAGATACGTTGCATAGTCCAGAGATTTTTCTATGTCCTCTTTTTTTACATATGTTGATTTAAATTCGAGATTTAAGGTTTCCTTTGATTTCAAATCAAATACCAGATCCATTGTTTTGGTTTCATCTCTATAGTTCTGATATTCATTTGGAAGAATTTTAACAATTTCCCCAGGTATGCCAAGTACATTCAATAATCGATTTAATCCAGGGATGCTTTGCTTGAAATACTTATCCTCTATCTTGTCTTTATCTCCTGTATTTTTTTCTTCATCCATATTATTTAAAATCCTCCATAAACTAATATTTATGTTTATTTTGGATTTTATCTTATTTAAATACTTTTAATGACGATTTTAATTATTATTTAATAGTTAAATCGTAATTTACAACTTTTATACAATTTTTTAAAGATATTATTAAATTATAATGAGATTAAAATAATTTCACCGAATCATATCAACAGTGCCTAAAGATTCATTTCCATTTCATTTGCGAAATCCTTATTTGCTTTAGAGCGATTAGCGCTTCTTTCTTCCTCTATGCACCTTATAAGTGAAAAGTATTCTTGAATTTCATTGAAATCATCGGACTTTTCGCATGCATTTTCCAATAGTTCTATGATTTTATCGAATCTGTGGCTTCTTAGTGTAATTGTTTCATATATTCCCATTG contains:
- a CDS encoding histone family protein; translated protein: MAIPVAPIGRIIKDAGAERVSEDAKKELNAYVEAQAAKVAKKAIKFAELAKRKTVKAEDIELAISEL
- the hisG gene encoding ATP phosphoribosyltransferase — encoded protein: MKLKIAVPSKGRISDPAVRILEKAGLGLKDSSNRKLFSQTYNEDIDVMFARAADIPEFVDEGICDMGITGYDLIEENDADVEILLDLNFGATKLVLASPDDSEIETKEDLKDGMTIATEFPNLTRKYLEENNLDIKIVKLTGSTEIAPFIGIADAITDLTSTGTTLNMNHLKIVDTILESSIKLIANKNSYEEKKDLVEAVSTSIQGVLEAGRKKLLMMNVAKKDLCEVQKVMPAMSGPTVSEVLSKEETMAVQAVVGEDEVFELVNKLRNAGARDILVVPIERIIQ